The following proteins are co-located in the Silene latifolia isolate original U9 population chromosome 1, ASM4854445v1, whole genome shotgun sequence genome:
- the LOC141611662 gene encoding butanoate--CoA ligase AAE1-like, with protein MEGLVRCSANYVPLSPISFLERAALVYRDRLSVIYGNVHYTWGQTLERCTQLASALSLLGISSGDVVAAFIPNIPAMYELHFAVPMAGGVLCTLNIRHDAAMVSVLLKHSNAKLIFVDAQFFEVVQKAIGIMSKATSNLPRIILVIDKQSVGVGYSMPSSVSLEYESLLQTGKSDFEIQKPKDELQPISLNYTSGTTSSPKGVVYSHRGAYLNSLATVMLNEMSSITVYLWTVPMFHCNGWCLTWGLAARGGTNICLRNVTANGIFSNIAEHKVTHMGGAPTVLSMMINARADQKKPLPGKVAVMIGAAPPPSQVLFKMEEMGLVAIHAYGLTETYGPGTFCAWKPEWNALPPHEQAKMKARQGLHHIGMEEVDVKHPVTMESAPSDGRTMGEVMFRGNTVMSGYLNDLKASKEAFQGGWFHTGDLGVKHPDGYIELKDRAKDIIISGGENISTIEVESVIFNHPAVVDAAVVGRPDDHWGETPCAFIELKSSHSHVSAEDMITFCRDHLPRYMVPRTVVFEKLPKTSTGKTQKFVLKEKAKAMGSLSCSNASKI; from the exons ATGGAAGGACTGGTACGTTGCTCAGCGAACTATGTGCCGCTCTCTCCAATCAGCTTCCTGGAGAGAGCAGCACTAGTGTATAGAGACCGACTGTCCGTCATCTATGGAAATGTTCATTATACTTGGGGACAGACTTTAGAAAGGTGTACTCAGCTTGCTTCTGCTCTTTCTCTCTTGGGTATCTCATCTGGAGATGTT GTCGCTGCATTCATTCCTAACATTCCGGCAATGTATGAGCTGCACTTTGCAGTTCCCATGGCTGGCGGAGTTTTATGCACCCTTAATATTCGTCATGACGCTGCCATGGTGTCAGTCTTGCTAAAACATTCCAACGCCAAACTCATTTTTGTTGATGCCCAGTTCTTTGAAGTAGTTCAAAAAGCAATCGGTATTATGTCCAAAGCCACTTCTAACCTTCCTCGAATCATCTTAGTTATCGATAAGCAGTCAGTTGGAGTTGGATACTCCATGCCTTCCTCAGTCAGCCTGGAATATGAGAGTCTTCTACAGACAGGAAAGTCCGACTTTGAAATTCAGAAACCAAAAGACGAGTTACAGCCCATTTCCTTAAATTACACTTCAGGGACAACCTCAAGTCCTAAGGGGGTGGTTTATAGCCACAGGGGTGCGTATTTGAACTCGCTAGCTACAGTCATGCTGAACGAGATGAGTTCCATAACTGTCTATTTGTGGACCGTCCCCATGTTTCACTGCAACGGGTGGTGCCTGACGTGGGGCCTGGCAGCTCGAGGTGGCACAAACATATGCCTGAGAAATGTCACTGCAAATGGAATATTCAGTAACATTGCCGAGCACAAGGTAACGCACATGGGAGGTGCACCCACTGTGTTAAGCATGATGATAAATGCACGGGCTGATCAGAAGAAGCCTCTTCCGGGAAAGGTAGCTGTTATGATTGGCGCAGCTCCGCCTCCTTCACAGGTGCTCTTTAAAATGGAAGAGATGGGTCTTGTGGCGATCCATGCTTATGGTCTGACCGAAACTTATGGACCAG GTACATTTTGTGCATGGAAGCCTGAGTGGAATGCCTTGCCTCCACATGAGCAAGCAAAGATGAAGGCACGACAAGGACTCCACCATATCGGAATGGAGGAAGTTGATGTGAAGCATCCGGTCACCATGGAAAGTGCGCCTTCCGATGGAAGAACAATGGGTGAGGTCATGTTTAGAGGCAACACTGTCATGAGTGGATACTTGAATGATCTGAAGGCATCCAAGGAGGCTTTTCAGGGCGGATGGTTTCACACTGGAGATTTGGGAGTTAAACATCCTGATGGATATATCGAGTTAAAAGACCGTGCTAAGGACATAATCATATCGGGGGGAGAAAATATAAGCACAATTGAGGTTGAATCTGTAATATTTAATCACCCTGCTGTTGTAGATGCTGCTGTCGTGGGCCGCCCAGATGATCACTGGGGTGAGACGCCCTGTGCATTTATCGAGCTCAAGAGCAGTCATAGCCATGTTAGTGCTGAAGATATGATCACGTTTTGTAGAGATCATCTTCCTCGATATATGGTTCCTCGAACTGTTGTGTTCGAGAAGCTACCAAAGACTTCAACAGGGAAGACCCAGAAATTTGTTCTCAAGGAGAAAGCGAAGGCCATGGGGAGCCTTTCTTGTAGCAATGCTAGCAAAATTTGA
- the LOC141587534 gene encoding uncharacterized protein LOC141587534 translates to MRVLLVVANSNKDGGAWSGPLTYIRCQMSSGTRVHHRDGNEPIEEEGSTFDWEDDGGDSSATNELIFVGKLWASRAINVKATIDTMIKLWNPSKSLMGNIIDAKEKTFVFRFGSERDKARVLEGQPWHFDKFVWCFNELNPTSKITDVPLSRFPIWARIYDLPISGRTNLANAEKLGNCFGKFIGLEHGPNAELDRAIRVRVYYDITMPLKPSIPVRMKDGRTINFSVKYERLPTYLYYGCGLIGHGEKDCEDGPYI, encoded by the coding sequence GTGTCAAATGTCAAGTGGAACAAGGGTCCATCATCGGGACGGGAATGAGCCTATTGAGGAGGAGGGGAGTACATTCGATTGGGAGGATGACGGGGGTGACAGTAGTGCTACGAACGAGTTGATTTTTGTAGGCAAATTATGGGCGTCTAGGGCTATCAATGTTAAGGCAACAATCGATACTATGATTAAATTGTGGAATCCGTCGAAGTCTCTGATGGGGAATATCATTGATGCTAAGGAGAAAACTTTTGTCTTTCGTTTTGGATCAGAGAGGGACAAGGCTAGGGTTTTGGAGGGACAACCATGGCACTTCGACAAATTCGTGTGGTGCTTTAATGAGCTGAATCCAACAAGTAAAATCACTGATGTTCCGCTATCTCGATTTCCAATTTGGGCCAGGATTTACGATTTACCAATTTCTGGTCGAACGAATTTGGCTAATGCTGAGAAATTGGGGAATTGTTTTGGGAAATTTATTGGTCTCGAACATGGACCAAATGCCGAGCTTGATAGGGCTATTCGAGTACGAGTTTATTATGATATCACTATGCCCCTTAAGCCGTCTATACCAGTTCGTATGAAGGATGGACGCACCATTAATTTTTCGGTCAAATATGAGCGTCTTCCAACATATCTTTATTATGGGTGTGGTTTGATTGGACACGGTGAAAAAGATTGTGAAGATGGTCCTTATATATGA